Proteins encoded together in one Camelina sativa cultivar DH55 chromosome 9, Cs, whole genome shotgun sequence window:
- the LOC104714373 gene encoding pre-mRNA-processing-splicing factor 8A-like isoform X2 produces the protein MWNNNDGMPLAPPGTGGSMMPPPPAAHPSYTALPPPSNPTPPVEPTPEEAEAKLEEKARKWMQLNSKRYGDKRKFGFVETQKEDMPPEHVRKIIRDHGDMSSKKFRHDKRVYLGALKFVPHAVFKLLENMPMPWEQVRDVKVLYHITGAITFVNEIPWVVEPIYMAQWGTMWIMMRREKRDRRHFKRMRFPPFDDEEPPLDYADNLLDVDPLEPIQLELDEEEDSAVHTWFYDHKPLVKTKLINGPSYRRWNLSLPIMATLHRLAGQLLSDLIDRNYFYLFDMPSFFTAKALNMCIPGGPKFEPLYRDMEKGDEDWNEFNDINKLIIRSPLRTEYRIAFPHLYNNRPRKVKLCVYHSPMVMYIKTEDPDLPAFYYDPLIHPISNTNKEKRERKVYEDDDEDDFPLPEGVEPLLKDTQLYTDTTAAGISLLFAPRPFNMRSGRTRRAEDIPLVSEWFKEHCPPAYPVKVRVSYQKLLKCYVLNELHHRPPKAQKKKHLFRSLAATKFFQSTELDWVEVGLQVCRQGYNMLNLLIHRKNLNYLHLDYNFNLKPVKTLTTKERKKSRFGNAFHLCREILRLTKLVVDANVQFRLGNVDAFQLADGLQYIFSHVGQLTGMYRYKYRLMRQIRMCKDLKHLIYYRFNTGPVGKGPGCGFWAPMWRVWLFFLRGIVPLLERWLGNLLARQFEGRHSKGVAKTVTKQRVESHFDLELRAAVMHDVLDAMPEGIKQNKARTILQHLSEAWRCWKANIPWKVPGLPVPIENMILRYVKSKADWWTNVAHYNRERIRRGATVDKTVCRKNLGRLTRLWLKAEQERQHNYLKDGPYVTPEEALAIYTTTVHWLESRKFSPIPFPPLSYKHDTKLLILALERLKESYSVAVRLNQQQREELGLIEQAYDNPHEALSRIKRHLLTQRGFKEVGIEFMDLYSYLIPVYEIEPLEKITDAYLDQYLWYEGDKRHLFPNWIKPADSEPPPLLVYKWCQGINNLQGIWDTGDGQCVVMLQTKFEKFFEKIDLTMLNRLLRLVLDHNIADYVSAKNNVVLSYKDMSHTNLYGLIRGLQFASFVVQFYGLLLDLLLLGLTRASEIAGPPQMPNEFMTFWDTKVETRHPIRLYSRYIDKVHIMFKFTHEEARDLIQRYLTEHPDPNNENMVGYNNKKCWPRDARMRLMKHDVNLGRSVFWDMKNRLPRSITTLEWENGFVSVYSKDNPNLLFSMCGFEVRILPKIRMTQEAFSNTKDGVWNLQNEQTKERTAVAFLRVDDEHMKVFENRVRQILMSSGSTTFTKIVNKWNTALIGLMTYFREATVHTQELLDLLVKCENKIQTRIKIGLNSKMPSRFPPVIFYTPKEIGGLGMLSMGHILIPQSDLRYSKQTDVGVTHFRSGMSHEEDQLIPNLYRYIQPWESEFIDSQRVWAEYALKRQEAQAQNRRLTLEDLEDSWDRGIPRINTLFQKDRHTLAYDKGWRVRTDFKQYQVLKQNPFWWTHQRHDGKLWNLNNYRTDVIQALGGVEGILEHTLFKGTYFPTWEGLFWEKASGFEESMKYKKLTNAQRSGLNQIPNRRFTLWWSPTINRANVYVGFQVQLDLTGIFMHGKIPTLKISLIQIFRAHLWQKIHESVVMDLCQVLDQELDALEIETVQKETIHPRKSYKMNSSCADVLLFAAHKWPMSKPSLVAESKDMFDQKASNKYWIDVQLRWGDYDSHDIERYTRAKFMDYTTDNMSIYPSPTGVMIGLDLAYNLHSAFGNWFPGSKPLLAQAMNKIMKSNPALYVLRERIRKGLQLYSSEPTEPYLSSQNYGEIFSNQIIWFVDDTNVYRVTIHKTFEGNLTTKPINGAIFIFNPRTGQLFLKVIHTSVWAGQKRLGQLAKWKTAEEVAALVRSLPVEEQPKQIIVTRKGMLDPLEVHLLDFPNIVIKGSELQLPFQACLKIEKFGDLILKATEPQMVLFNIYDDWLKSISSYTAFSRLILILRALHVNNEKAKMLLKPDKSVVTEPHHIWPSLTDDQWMKVEVALRDLILSDYAKKNNVNTSALTQSEIRDIILGAEITPPSQQRQQIAEIEKQAKEASQLTAVTTRTTNVHGDELITTTTSPYEQSAFGSKTDWRVRAISATNLYLRVNHIYVNSDDIKETGYTYIMPKNILKKFICVADLRTQIAGYLYGISPPDNPQVKEIRCVVMVPQLGSHQHVQLPSSLPEHDFLNDLEPLGWLHTQPNELPQLSPQDVTFHSRILENNKQWDGEKCIILTCSFTPGSCSLTSYKLTQTGYEWGRLNKDTGNNPHGYLPTHYEKVQMLLSDRFLGFYMVPENGPWNYNFMGVKHTVSMKYNVKLGSPKEFYHEEHRPTHFLEFSNMEEADILEGDREDTFT, from the exons ATGTGGAACAACAACGATGGGATGCCCTTAGCTCCTCCTGGTACCGGCGGCTCGATGATGCCGCCACCTCCCGCTGCGCATCCTTCTTACACGGCGCTTCCGCCGCCTTCTAATCCGACTCCTCCGGTGGAACCTACTCCTGAGGAGGCCGAGGCGAAGCTTGAGGAGAAGGCCAGAAAATGGATGCAGCTTAACTCGAAGCGCTACGGCGACAAGAGGAAGTTTGGATTCGTGGAAACTCAGAAGGAGGACATGCCACCTGAGCACGTCAGGAAGATCATCAG ggATCATGGTGATATGTCATCCAAGAAGTTCCGTCACGACAAACGTGTATACCTTGGAGCCCTTAAGTTCGTTCCTCACGCTGTTTTCAAGCTCTTGGAGAATATGCCTATGCCCTGGGAGCag GTTCGAGACGTGAAGGTTTTGTACCACATCACTGGAGCTATTACTTTTGTGAACGAGATACCATGGGTCGTGGAACCTATTTACATGGCTCAG TGGGGTACTATGTGGATTATGATGCGAAGGGAAAAGAGGGATCGTCGTCATTTCAAGAGAATGCGGTTTCCACCATTTGATGATGAGGAGCCTCCACTAGACTATGCAGACAACTTGTTGGACGTTGATCCTCTTGAACCAATTCAGTTGGAgcttgatgaggaagaagattctGCTGTACACACTTGGTTTTACGACCACAAGCCACTCGTTAAAACAAAACTGATTAATGGTCCCAGTTACCGGAGGTGGAACCTCTCACTTCCAATTATGGCTACCCTTCACAGGCTTGCAGGCCAGTTGCTTTCTGATCTGATTGATCGCAACTACTTCTACTTGTTTGACATGCCATCTTTCTTCACAGCAAAGGCTTTGAACATGTGCATACCTG GTGGACCTAAGTTTGAACCTTTGTACCGTGATATGGAGAAAGGAGATGAGGACTGGAATGAATTTAATGACATCAACAAGCTTATCATTCGTTCCCCTCTGCGAACTGAGTACAGAATAGCGTTTCCCCATCTCTACAATAATCGGCCAAGGAAAGTAAAACTCTGTGTGTATCACAGTCCTATGGTTATGTATATAAAGACCGAGGATCCTGATCTTCCTGCATTTTATTATGATCCGTTAATTCACCCGATAAGCAACACTAACAAGGAAAAGCGTGAAAGGAAGGTGtatgaagacgatgatgaggaTGACTTCCCTTTACCAGAAGGTGTGGAACCTTTGCTGAAAGATACCCAACTCTACACTGACACTACAGCTGCTGGCATATCATTGTTGTTTGCCCCACGACCTTTCAATATGAGGTCTGGGAGGACGCGACGGGCAGAAGATATTCCCTTGGTGTCAGAGTGGTTCAAGGAGCATTG TCCTCCAGCCTATCCGGTTAAAGTTCGGGTTAGTTACCAAAAGCTATTGAAATGCTATGTGCTGAATGAGTTGCACCATAGACCACCTAAagctcagaagaagaagcacttgTTTCGATCTCTTGCAGCTACAAAGTTTTTCCAAAGTACCGAACTGGATTGGGTTGAAGTGGGTCTGCAAGTGTGTCGTCAGGGTTATAATATGCTGAATCTGTTGATTCATAGGAAGAATCTAAACTACCTGCATCTTGACTACAACTTCAACCTTAAGCCTGTGAAAACTTTGACCACCAAAGAGCGTAAGAAGTCACGTTTTGGGAACGCTTTTCATCTCTGCCGTGAGATTCTCCGGCTGACAAAACTTGTTGTTGATGCGAATGTCCAATTCCGACTTGGTAATGTTGATGCCTTCCAGTTGGCTGACGGTCTGCAATATATTTTCTCTCACGTTGGCCAGTTGACGGGTATGTATCGTTATAAATACAGACTGATGAG GCAGATTAGGATGTGCAAGGATTTGAAGCACTTGATATATTACCGTTTCAATACTGGTCCTGTGGGTAAGGGTCCAGGGTGTGGATTTTGGGCTCCAATGTGGAGGGTATGGTTGTTCTTCCTTCGGGGAATAGTTCCTCTTCTTGAACGATGGTTAGGGAATCTTCTTGCACGTCAATTTGAGGGGCGTCATTCAAAAGGAGTGGCCAAAACAGTCACAAAACAGAGAGTTGAAAGCCATTTTGATTTGGAACTTCGAGCTGCTGTCATGCATGACGTCCTTGATGCTATGCCAG AGGGTATCAAGCAAAATAAAGCCCGGACCATATTGCAGCACCTTAGTGAGGCATGGCGGTGCTGGAAAGCTAATATTCCATGGAAGGTCCCTGGGTTACCTGTTCCAATTGAGAATATGATCCTCCGTTATGTCAAGTCTAAGGCTGATTGGTGGACGAATGTTGCTCACTACAATCGTGAGCGTATCCGAAGGGGGGCTACTGTTGATAAGACAGTTTGTAGAAAGAATCTCGGGAGGTTGACTCGTCTGTGGCTTAAGGCAGAACAG GAACGACAGCACAATTACCTGAAAGATGGTCCGTATGTCACTCCGGAAGAAGCACTTGCAATCTATACAACAACTGTTCATTGGCTGGAATCAAGGAAGTTTTCTCCAATTCCATTTCCTCCATTGTCATACAAACATGACACAAAGTTGCTCATCCTTGCCCTTGAGAGACTGAAGGAATCATATAGTGTAGCTGTGAGGTTGAACCAGCAGCAGCGAGAAGAGCTTGGTCTAATTGAACAAGCTTATGACAATCCTCATGAAGCTTTGTCACGAATAAAACGTCATCTTCTCACCCAACGTGGCTTTAAAgag GTTGGCATAGAGTTTATGGATCTGTATAGCTACTTGATTCCAGTTTATGAAATAGAGCCTCTAGAGAAAATTACCGATGCCTATCTTGATCAATACTTGTGGTACGAAGGTGACAAGCGCCACTTGTTTCCAAACTGGATTAAGCCTGCAGACTCAGAGCCGCCCCCACTTCTGGTTTATAAGTGGTGCCAAGGTATCAACAACTTGCAAGGCATATGGGACACAGGTGATGGGCAGTGTGTGGTGATGCTCCAAACTAAGTTCGAAAAGTTTTTTGAGAAGATCGATTTGACAATGTTGAACAG GCTTCTTCGTTTGGTTCTTGACCACAATATTGCAGACTATGTGTCTGCCAAGAATAACGTGGTCCTGTCTTACAAGGATATGAGTCATACTAACTTGTATGGTCTCATTAGAGGACTCCAGTTTGCATCATTTGTTGTTCAGTTCTATGGTCTATTACTTGATCTTTTGCTTCTTGGTTTGACTCGAGCGAGTGAAATTGCTGGGCCACCACAGATGCCTAACGAGTTTATGACGTTTTGGGATACAAAAGTGGAAACACGCCATCCCATAAGACTCTATTCTCGGTATATAGACAAAGTTCATATCATGTTTAAATTTACCCATGAAGAGGCTCGGGATCTTATTCAGCGATATCTTACGGAGCACCCGGATCCCAACAATGAAAACATGGTGGGATACAACAATAAGAAGTGCTGGCCAAGAGATGCAAGGATGAGGTTGATGAAACATGATg TCAATCTTGGTAGAAGTGTCTTCTGGGACATGAAGAACCGTCTTCCTCGGAGCATCACAACTTTGGAGTGGGAGAATGGCTTTGTCTCTGTCTATAGCAAGGATAATCCTAACCTGCTCTTTAGCAT GTGTGGATTTGAAGTCCGCATACTTCCAAAAATCAGGATGACCCAAGAAGCTTTCAGCAACACAAAAGATGGTGTCTGGAATCTGCAAAATGAACAGACCAAGGAGAGGACTGCAGTAGCTTTTCTGCGGGTTGACGATGAACATATGAAGGTGTTTGAGAATCGTGTGAGGCAGATCCTTATGTCATCAGGATCAACCACCTTTACCAAGATCGTCAACAAATGGAATACAGCTCTTATTG GTCTCATGACTTACTTCCGTGAAGCCACTGTACACACGCAAGAGCTCTTGGATCTACTGGTCAAGTGTGAGAATAAAATCCAAACAAGAATTAAGATCGGGTTGAACTCAAAGATGCCTAGTCG ATTTCCTCCTGTTATCTTCTACACTCCAAAGGAAATTGGAGGGCTGGGAATGTTGTCAATGGGTCATATTTTGATCCCACAAAGTGACCTTCGGTACAGCAAGCAAACAGATGTTGGTGTAACCCACTTTAGGAGTGGAATGAGCCACGAGGAAGATCAGCTTATACCAAATCTTTACCGTTATATACAGCCGTGGGAAAGTGAGTTTATTGATTCACAGCGTGTATGGGCAGAATATGCTTTAAAAAGGCAGGAAGCGCAGGCCCAAAATAGGCGTCTTACACTGGAAGATCTGGAA GATTCTTGGGATAGAGGAATTCCTCGTATAAATACACTGTTTCAGAAGGATAGGCACACATTGGCATATGATAAAGGTTGGAGAGTTAGGACCGACTTTAAGCAGTACCAAGTCCTTAAACAAAATCCTTTCTGGTGGACACACCAGAGGCATGATGGAAAGTTGTGGAACTTGAACAATTACCGCACTGATGTCATTCAAGCACTTGGAGGTGTTGAGGGTATTCTTGAGCACACCCTATTCAAGGGGACATA CTTCCCGACATGGGAGGGTCTTTTCTGGGAGAAGGCATCTGGTTTTGAGGAGTCGATGAAATATAAGAAGTTGACTAATGCGCAGAGGTCTGGTCTAAACCAGATTCCAAATAGAAGATTCACGCTATGGTGGTCGCCAACAATTAATCGAGCGAATGTGTATGTGGGTTTCCAAGTGCAGTTGGATCTGACAGGAATATTTATGCATGGAAAGATTCCTACACTTAAGATATCTTTGATTCAGATTTTCCGAGCCCATTTGTGGCAGAAAATCCATGAGAGTGTTGTTATGGATCTTTGCCAAGTATTGGACCAAGAGTTGGACGCTTTGGAGATAGAAACGGTGCAGAAGGAGACAATCCATCCAAGAAAGAGTTATAAGATGAACAGCTCTTGTGCTGATGTTCTTCTGTTTGCTGCTCATAAATGGCCTATGTCTAAGCCTAGCCTGGTTGCAGAGTCAAAGGATATGTTCGACCAGAAAGCTAGTAACAAGTATTGGATAGATGTGCAACTTCGATGGGGAGACTATGACTCCCATGATATTGAACGTTATACTAGGGCAAAGTTCATGGACTATACAACTGACAACATGTCTATCTATCCATCTCCAACAG GTGTAATGATTGGGCTTGATCTGGCATACAACTTGCATTCTGCCTTTGGTAATTGGTTTCCTGGTTCAAAACCTCTTCTTGCTCAAGCAATGAACAAGATCATGAAG TCAAATCCAGCTCTATATGTGTTGAGAGAGAGGATAAGGAAGGGTTTACAGTTGTACTCGTCTGAGCCTACAGAGCCTTATTTGTCATCTCAAAACTATGGTGAAATATTCAGCAATCAAATTATATGGTTTGTTGATGATACCAATGTATATCGTGTCACGATTCACAAGACATTTGAAGGGAATTTAACGACTAAGCCAATCAATGGTGCGATTTTCATCTTCAATCCAAGAACTGGGCAGCTGTTCCTGAAG GTTATCCATACAAGCGTCTGGGCTGGTCAGAAGCGTCTTGGTCAGCTAGCAAAATGGAAAACTGCTGAAGAGGTTGCTGCACTTGTGCGATCACTACCTGTTGAAGAACAGCCAAAACAGATTATTGTCACGCGAAAAGGAATGTTGGATCCCCTTGAGGTTCACTTGCTAGATTTCCCCAACATCGTTATCAAGGGAAGTGAGCTGCAGCTTCCGTTCCAGGCTTGCCTAAAGATAGAGAAATTTGGTGACCTGATTTTGAAGGCGACAGAACCGCagatggttttgtttaatatatatgatgattggTTGAAGAGTATTTCTTCGTATACTGCCTTTTCAAGACTTATTTTGATCCTTCGTGCGCTTCATGTTAATAATGAGAAGGCTAAGATGTTGTTGAAGCCTGACAAGTCTGTTGTCACTGAGCCACATCACATCTGGCCCTCTCTCACTGATGATCAATGGATGAAG GTGGAGGTAGCACTTAGAGATCTGATCCTTTCTGACTACGCAAAGAAGAACAATGTTAATACCTCAGCTCTGACACAATCAGAGATCAGAGACATTATTCTTGGAGCTGAGATTACTCCACCCTCTCAACAGAGGCAACAAATTGCTGAGATTGAGAAACAG GCAAAGGAAGCCAGCCAGCTTACTGCAGTCACAACAAGAACTACAAATGTTCATGGTGATGAGCTCATTACTACCACCACGAGCCCTTACGAGCAATCTGCATTCGGTTCCAAAACAGATTGGCGTGTACGTGCTATATCAGCCACTAACCTTTACCTCAGAGTCAATCACATATATGTGAATTCAGATGACATAAAG GAAACCGGATACACATACATCATGCCAAAGAATATTTTGAAGAAGTTCATATGCGTAGCTGATCTTCGTACTCAAATTGCTGGGTACTTATATGGTATTAGTCCCCCAGATAATCCCCAAGTGAAAGAAATCCGTTGCGTTGTGATGGTGCCACAGTTGGGATCTCATCAGCATGTTCAACTGCCGTCTTCTCTTCCTGAGCATGACTTCCTAAATGATCTTGAGCCCTTGGGATGGTTGCACACACAGCCTAACGAGCTGCCTCAGCTGTCGCCACAG GATGTAACCTTTCATTCGCGTATTCTGGAGAACAACAAGCAATGGGATGGAGAAAAATGCATCATCCTGACCTGCAGTTTCACTCCGGGCTCCTGCTCTTTGACGTCATATAAGTTGACCCAAACCGGATATGAATGGGGGCGGCTTAATAAGGACACAGGCAACAATCCTCACGGTTACCTTCCCACCCATTATGAAAAGGTTCAGATGTTGTTGAGTGACCGGTTCCTCGGGTTTTACATG GTTCCTGAGAATGGACCGTGGAACTACAACTTCATGGGAGTGAAGCACACGGTGAGCATGAAATACAATGTCAAACTCGGGTCCCCAAAGGAGTTCTATCACGAGGAGCATCGACCCACTCATTTCTTGGAGTTTAGTAACATGGAGGAGGCTGACATTTTGGAGGGAGATCGTGAGGACACATTTACTTGA